Genomic window (Granulicella arctica):
GTCATTCTAAAAGAGGGCAAAGGCAAGATGCCTTCGTTCAAGGACATCTTGACCCCCGAAGATACGGATAACATACTGGCCTACCTGCATAGCCTCTAGCTATGAGCTAGAGGTGCGGTGCCCAGCCCTTCTCATACTCGCGTCCCCACATCTCCATCGCCTTGGGATCGTTTTGGATCTTGCCGTCTTTCTGGTCGAGATGCAGTTCGCGGCTTACCTCCCAGGCGACGTTCGATAGCTGGAGCATGGTGACAGCGACATTCCCCACGGCGACTGGAGCATTCAATTTTTCACCCTTCTGGATGCCGGCGATGAAGTTTGTGAAATGCAGGTCGGTCATCGAGTCTCGTCCGGTCAGGTCGGCCGATGAGGTCGCTTTTCCTGTCTTGAACTCGCTCGTCTTGTTCCCCTTCAGGTCGTAGACTTCATAGCCATCGCGATCGATCAGAACTGAACCTGTCGTTCCCATGATGACGGAACCGCGGTCGCGACCGTAGTACTTCATTCCCTGGCAGCTCTTGCCCTCCCAAGTGATTACTTTGTCGCCGTAGTCGAAGCTGGTGACCAAGGTGTCGTAGAACTGCCAGTCGTCTTTGAACTGGTAGCGCCCGCCGGACGACGTGATCTTCTGGGGATAGTCGACACCGAGTGCCCAGCGGCAGACATCGACCTCGTGTGTACCGTTGTTCAGCGTTTCACCCGTGCCGTAGATGCGGAACCAGTGCCAGTTGTAGGGCTGCACGTTGTCCTTGTACGCTCTTCGCGGAGCAGGCCCTTGCCAGAGGTCCCAGTCGAGTTGTGGAGGCACTGGAGCCTCTTTGCCAACACCAATCGACTTTCTGACGTTGCTATACCAGGCTTTGGCGAAGTATGCGTTGCCGATGAGTCCGCCGTGAATCTTATCGACAATTTCGATAGAATGCGGCGACGAGCGTTGCTGCGTGCCCATCTGGACCAGCTTTCCATATTTCTTCTGAGCCTGGACCAACAAGGCACCTTCTGCCGGATTGTGGCTGCATGGCTTTTCGACGTAGACATGTTTTCCAGCCTGCAGACCGGCGATTGCCATAGGCGTATGCCAATGGTCGGGAGCGGCGATCGTGACAGCGTCCACATCTTTCAACTGAAGGATCTCGCGGAAGTCTTTGCCGGTTGCTGGCGCATAGCCCATCTCTCGTTGGGTGCTGTCTGCAAACTTTTTCAGGATGTTGCTGTCCACATCGCAGACATGGGCAATTCGCACCGTATCTTTGTTAGCTTTCAGCGATGACAAATGAGCGTAGGCGCGCCCATTCAGACCAATGACGGCGAAATTGAGGCGCCCATTCGATCCCATGATCTGTGCGTAGCTCTTGGCTGTGGATGCTACCGCTAGTCCGGCGGTGCCAACTGCGAGTGTATCGAGAAACCTGCGCCTGGTAATCATCCTGCTCCCCATCGAAACTGGTGTTCCGCGCAGCATGTGACACGCAGACAGCGCAATGGTACCCGATCGAGCGGACAACACGGAAGTCTGAGTCATCTGGCCAAAAAGATAAGGACCTCTGCACAGAGAGATCCTTATCTTTACTTGGATGAAAAAATCGGTCGCTACAGTGCGAAACGTTCGATAAACCTATCGAGTCTTGACGCGGAGAGGCTTCGGATCGTCGTCAGTTTCTTCATCTTCCTCGTCTTCGTCCTCGTCGTCGTCATCCAACTCGTCGTCATCGTCTTCGAGGTCGTCGTCATCCTCATCATCGTCGTCCTCATCGTCATCGTCTTCGAGGTCGTCGTCATCTGGATCAATAACCTTGTCAGCCTTGTCTTCGTCTTCGTCCTCGCTGTCCTCATCATCGTCGAGTGGCGTTTTGGCTGCAGAGAGAATGTCGTTGTTGTATGCAGTAAAAGCGAAGGTCGGATCGAAGGCAGCAGTCGGTGCCGCGCCCATGGTGACGATGTTCAAAGATTCCGTGTATGTTTCGGTCGTTGCCATGATTGTTCTCCTGGGTCGGTGTGCTTGCTGGCTTTTGGATGCACGTGTTTGGAAGAGGATAGCAAGATGTCGGTGGAAATCAATTAATCCTCGTTCACAAAGCCTCGTTTTCAGCGAATGGTTGCAACTGGGCCAGGGTCGGCTTTGGGGTGATTAAGCTTACGATCACCAGGCAGAGAAGCGATGCGAGCAGCGCCGGAAAGATGGCATCCCGTTCGGCCAGCACCGAGGGAAGATGATTGTGGATGAAGGCTGCATCCCAGAAGATGGTCACGACCGTGCCAGCCGCGATCGAGGCGACTGCCGCCTGGGCAGTCGCCCGCTTCCAGAAGAAGGCAGCGAGGATGACCGGTGTCAGCGCGGCCGCGTAGATGGTATACGCATAGAGCGATTTCTTCAGCACAGATTGAATGTGTTGCGATTGATAGAGCGCCCAGAGCCCCAGCAGAACCACCATAAGGCGGCTAACGATCAGAATC
Coding sequences:
- a CDS encoding Gfo/Idh/MocA family protein; protein product: MITRRRFLDTLAVGTAGLAVASTAKSYAQIMGSNGRLNFAVIGLNGRAYAHLSSLKANKDTVRIAHVCDVDSNILKKFADSTQREMGYAPATGKDFREILQLKDVDAVTIAAPDHWHTPMAIAGLQAGKHVYVEKPCSHNPAEGALLVQAQKKYGKLVQMGTQQRSSPHSIEIVDKIHGGLIGNAYFAKAWYSNVRKSIGVGKEAPVPPQLDWDLWQGPAPRRAYKDNVQPYNWHWFRIYGTGETLNNGTHEVDVCRWALGVDYPQKITSSGGRYQFKDDWQFYDTLVTSFDYGDKVITWEGKSCQGMKYYGRDRGSVIMGTTGSVLIDRDGYEVYDLKGNKTSEFKTGKATSSADLTGRDSMTDLHFTNFIAGIQKGEKLNAPVAVGNVAVTMLQLSNVAWEVSRELHLDQKDGKIQNDPKAMEMWGREYEKGWAPHL